In Mustela erminea isolate mMusErm1 chromosome 7, mMusErm1.Pri, whole genome shotgun sequence, the genomic stretch ATCTGGCTGTGGGAACTTGCAGGACGCCCCGAGACCCCAAACTTGCCCTGGAAGAGGTGAGGGGTCCCGAGCTCTGCCCGTTTCCCTTTCCTCTGAACAATAGCGGCTATGGGAACCCTTTTGGCTCAAGCGTCAGGAAAAACCTATCAGACAGGAAGGTCTCATAAGCTACGCCCTCTGCCCCCAAAATTAGCCCCCCACAAGACCTCTCCAGCCAGGAAGCTGGCCCCACAGACCCCCTAAGAGTGCGTTTGGGGCTCCCCGGGGCGCCAAGAAAGGGCATGGGGCTGGAAAAGCTGACAGTCACTTCCtccagtcaggaaaggacagcTGTAGACATTTTGCCCCTGGAAAGGAGGCACCCTCTGAGGACCTggacaccccaccaccaccaccaccaccaccaccaccaccgcccccccactCCCCGGCTGGGCTcatgcccttccctccccagggacagcctggctccccctcccccacctgctcccccgccagagggtggagggggtgggattCCTGGTTGCCAGGCAACCGTGTCAACAAGCCCCAGGGAGTCAGGGCTCTGTTGGAGGCTCAGACCCTAGAAAGTGGAAAGTATGGGGTGTACAGAAGGGGATGGAGGGGTAGCTAAgaatggggtggaggagggagctggCCGCCAGTGGATGCCATGCTGTGGCTCTGCCTCCCGCGCACAGTGGGCCAGGATGTGGCCCAGGGACTGGGGCCGGAGGTGCCCTGGGCTGGGAAGGGGCCCGGCAGGACTGAGCCAGGACCCTAGGGGgatttccctctccccactcgtGGGACCTGACTGGTCTATCACCACCCTGGGCTCTGCTCTCCCTTCCTGCATCCAGACCCAGCAGGGACAGGCTAGGAGGGCGGGGTCCCCCGTGATCCCACCCTTGGGATCCCCACCTTGGGATCCCCACCTTGGTCAGCAAGCCAGCTGACCATTCTGCTTTCAGCGCCCCTGGAACACATGTAGGACCTTCCACAGACGCACAGATGGACCCATACAAGAACATACAAACACCCGCACACACgtctcctctgcccaccccctccatCTCCTGCCCCTAGACTATAGCAGCCCTCGGGTTCCAGGGGTCTGGGGGTGCGCTGACGGACTGGCTACCACAGACATGGGGGCCTGGGGCACATCAAGGGTCCCAGAATTGTGGGGAAGGGTCCACCAAGCCTCACTCACATCAGTCTAACACTGGCCTCCACTCCTGTGTAGGGCTGGAGGTCAACTCAGGGGTCTCAGCATTTTCTCAGGGGACAGAGAAGCAGCCCGTGGGCAGAAAGGGAATTTTGTGAAATTAAGTGAATCAGAAATTTCTGGCTGACTGCAAGGATAAATAGGACGTGTGCCAGGCTCGCCCAAAGGTGCAGAGTCTGGGGCACCGTGGGTCcagcaaccgactcttgatttctgctgaggTCGTGAGCGGATGCGCgtggggctcccggctcagcgcgggaatctgcttgagagtctctctccctctgcctcttgctcccCTTACGCGCCGtgcgctctcaaataaatcaatcttaaaggaaaaaaaaaaaaaaaaaaaaaaggcgcagAGGCTGGAGGTGCGGAACCTCAAGCCAGCCGCGGGGAATCGAGAGCGGCCAGGCCAGAGGGGCTGGCAGGTGCCCAGTGGGACTCACTCTCCCCCGGCAGGGCCCAGGATGCAGGCGCGGAAGGAGGCCGGGCGCAGGGGCCCGCGGGAGCGAGCGGGAAAGGGGTCCCGTGAGGAGCGAGCCAAGGGGCCGCCCGCGGCGGAGCCCCCCAAGCCGGGTTGGGCCGTGTCGCTGGAGGCGCTGGCGGCCATGCGCCCCGCGCAGCGTCGTCGTCACATGCTCTTCGGGGACCTGCTGGAGGACGTGGGCGCGGCCGCCTCCATCTTCCCCCGCGAGTCAGTGGAGCTGGGGTACCGCATGCCCGACCTGCGCGGCTGGACGCAGTCCCTCGAGCTGCCCGCGGCGCGCCAAGACCTGCTCCTCGGCGTCCTCAAGGCAGCCGAGGCCCGAGGACGGATCCGGGCCCTGCGGCTGCGCTACATCCGCATGCGAGTGAGGCCGGGAGCCCGGAAGGAAGGGGCGCGCGGGCGGGAAGGTTGGGgtgcgggcggggcggggagacCCGGGCTGGTCCGCGgaggaaaggtgggggggggtcaAACGGCGGGAGGGGCCGGCCCGGGCGCCCCGCAGCCGGGGCGGGCGGAGCAAAGCAGACGGAGGCGTAGACTCGGAAACAGCCccgacccccgccccgccccgcaggCGGAGGAGATCGCGCTCCTGGTCCTGCAGCAGAAGTCCGCGCGCGCCGCCATCCGGCTGGAGCTGTTCCTGCCGCCGCGGCTGAAGCCGACGCGGATCCCCGACCCCCTGGACCGGCAAGAGGTACGCTGAGGCCCGGAAGGGGGGTTCCCCGCCCTCCTCTCCGcacccctggccccagccccttTCACCCGCAGAGGAGGCGCGTGGAGACCATCCTGGAGGAGAAAGTTGATGGCAGCATCTTCCCACGTTGACTGGGACCCCACAGTGTGCCAACGCGCCCCACCTTCCCACATAAAGTTCTCATTGTCCAAGCGTCCGCTGGTCGTTACGCTGCCTCTCTCCAGGCTCCCCGAGAAGGAAAGGGACCGTGTGGCTGCAGCCTCCCTGGCATCCGATGTCACAGACATCTGGATACATGGCGCCGAcgcgggaggaggggaggggggtccaACAAGGTAGAAGGAGGGGCAGGTTCGGATCAACATCGCACGCTGGTAACCCCTCAAATCCCGCGCTGCCCCAATCAGGCAACCTGGTGCCCTGCGGGTCTCGGACAGCCCCTTGTCTGAGGGAACAGGAGTAAGAACTGGGCCAACCACTGTCCCAACCCCAGCAGTGAAGAACAAGCTCAGGGAGAAAGTGGGGCCCACGTGGGACCCCACATTGCAGGTTATTCCTTCAGGGGTCAGAGAGGAGGGTGACATTCTGGGCAGGACAAGGGACTGCACAAGCCTAAGGTGGCATTTGGAGCCAGCTGTGCCCCGGGGTCCTCCGGGGGACCATGGTGGGGGAGACTGGGGAACAGGAGACCGACTCAGGAAGGCCCCTGCTTCTCCAGACAGAAAATCACCTTTTCATCCTGAACAACCTCCGCAGCTCTGCCCTGTGCCCCTTACGCACAGACGCACATATAGGGGAAGGAAACCACCCGTGTCCCGTTCTGACACACCCTCCTCCTGCGGAGGCTCCAAACACTGAACTTGGTAGACAGATTTTCCTGTAGAGAACTTACTCTTCTCGCTGACACACAATTTTTGAGCCTAGAACTTGGCCATGTCTCACCTTTCTTCCCTCCTAGTTCTTAGATGGCCACAGTGGTGGGGCCTGAAAGGATTGAGACAAACCCCCCTGCCAGGGGGGCCAGGGAAGCCTGCTGAGTGGCCCTCAGGAAGCCCTTCTCCCCCGTACCTGACCCTTCACCCTTTCTGTGCTGCTGCTGCCCCGGCCTCGGTCAGTGCAGGTCTAGGACGAAGGGGAGAGCTGTGCGGGCTCGAGAGGGGAGGGGCGTGGTTgagcagagctggggaaggaggagcaggggcagaggagggggcctGCGCTGAAAACGAATCACCAGGAAGAGGGAGGCGTTCTCTCTGTCATGAAAAGGATAACGGCCAGCCCTGACTCTCCAGGACCCCAGCACTCTGTCTCTTGGGCATGTACTGACCACCTAGGACCGTTCTGTCTGTTTGGTAAATGCAGACCTCATTCCAtcacttctctgagtctccatttctttgtctttaaaaccGAGATCTTGAGGGTCTCACCTGAGCCATGAGTGAGCACAGTGAGGGCTCCACAAGGGTGTGGTCCCCCTGCCTTGGGCGATCACACAGAGCCCCGCGGAGAAGACCAGCCAGAGGGTGGCCGAGGGCAGCTCTGTACCCGGCACTGAGCCGACACATGGCAGGCGGGCCctttgagccccacacagggaggGGAGGCCCTAGGTCTGCAGAGGAGGCCAGGGCAGGTGGCTGAGGACATTTCCGTGGGGCCAGAAGAGTCTTCTGCTATGGGAGAGCAAAGCCTGCAGGCCAGAGCCCAGCATCCTGGGTACTGTTCAGGTTGGCTGGATTCCTGGGCCTGTGATCAGGCTCATGCTCTGAACAGAGGGTCCCGGTGTCGAATGCCACGGCCACCGCACCTGCTGCACAACCTGCAACAACTCCCTGCCCAGCCcgtctgggctccctgccctggaAGATGGGTATGCTCTGGGCAGAGACAGACTCACCAGAGAAGACGCAGGACCACCAGGATAGCTGGGGTGAGGGGAATGGAGGGCAGGCCCGAGTGGCCAGAGGACACGGGTGAGTGGCCACAGAAGGTGCGGCGTATGGAGggctgagaggcagggcagggcagtaGGGAGTAGCATGAGTGGGCCTCGGAGTGTGCTGCTGAGCTGCCCCATGATCAGCTGGCCTCACATTTCTCGGGGGGCGGTGGGGACACCACAGCAGGCTCTGGGAGCATCCTGGCTGTTCGTCAGGGCACAGCTGTGGCCTGGCTCTGTAGGACCGGTCTCTCAGGATGTGACCTAGGCTAAACAAGAATCAGCCGCCCACCGGCTGGACAGACTTCCAGTCTTTGCTCTGGCCTTGCTGTTGGCCCGGCAGCCAGAGAGTCTTGTGGTCATGCTGGCCAAGGCTCACAGCACCAGGAGGCACGTCAGCCTGCAGGGCCCCCTCACCTCTCTGACCTTGTCACACACTCTCCTCCAGCTTGGCCTCCCCTCTCCCAAGGCCTCTGCCTGGCCGATCTCCAACGTTCTCCTTTGCTGAGTGACGCCGCCCTCCTCTGCTCCGAGGTTCTCCTTAGCCCTCCTGACCCCTAACCCAGTCTGCCAGCCTGTTTCTTGTCTGCCCCAGGGCGGGTCGGTCTCGCTCACTGCTGGGGCCCTCAGTCGGGCGCACAGGGAACACCCAGAtaattgctgaatgaatgagcacATGTAAAATCACCACTTCCCTGGTCACCTTGAAGAGTTCTGAGAAAAGCGTGCATATCGACTTGTGCAACTGGAAGGCATTCTGTGAGCCGGCCTCGGGCCTCAGGAGCCCACCGGACGGAGGGCCTGCAAAGGGCCGGGCGATGCTCATGGTGCAAGCCCGGGGGCACAGACCCTCTGCAGATGTTTCCAGGGCAGGGTCGCCGCCACCCTGACACTGGCCCAAAGCATGCTGGGATAAGAAAGCTAACTGACAGCTGTAATGGGTCATAAAGTATCAGGAGGGTCAGCCAGAGAGAAGGGACAGGGCATCGTGGCAAAAACGGGAGGGTGTGGCTTTAAACTTGAAGACATAGTGGGGCAACTGGAGGCTTCGGAAGAGACTCAGCCTGCCCCGCAGACAGGAACATTCGGTGACTCCGGACGTAGGAACCCATACCCTCGGCATCGGACCTCGGCATTAGACCCCCTTTCCTGGGGAAGCCCCCTTGAGCACGGAGCCGGCATAGGCTTAACCCCACTTTACAGGCGCGAGTCCACAGTCGTAGAGACGCTTAGGGCTGGGCCTGGAGGGACCCCTGAGGCTTGAGGGCTCTTGGGGTCAGGCACTGGACCAGAGTCTCATGAGCACCCACAAGAATGGCAAAGCTGGACTGGCCCCCCTGAACAGAGTGGGGGACACGGCCACACCCCCGTCTATTCCAGTGCCAGCTCAGGCCGTCCTGGGTCCAGAGACCCCATTATTAGCCCCTCATCTCCACGGGCTACCCTAGGCGATGGTGGGGACCTGGGCGCCCCGACGGATCTGccgggtgctggggagggggcgggtgggGATTGAGGCCAGCggagcgcggggcggggcgcgccTGGCAGGGCGGGCCGGGCGCCTCCCCGCGCGAGGAAGTCCCGTCCCCGCGCTTTGGGGAAGTGCAGCCGAGGCGCCTGCGCACTGCACCCTGCGCCCCCTCCCCGACGATCCAGCCGGACCTCGGGGCGCGCGGGCCAGCGGCGGCGGCGCGAGCGGCTCGGGAGCGCGGTCGGTgagtgcgcgcgcgcgcgcgcggcgCCGAGGACGGCGGCCATGCCCCTCCGGGCCCCGGGGCCGTACGGGGCGGGAGCCGCGGGAGCTGGCGCCGGGATCCGCACCCCAAGGACTCCAGCCGCGGGGTCCACGTGGACCCTGGGCCGTGGCGGGACTGGAGCCA encodes the following:
- the LKAAEAR1 gene encoding protein LKAAEAR1; protein product: MQARKEAGRRGPRERAGKGSREERAKGPPAAEPPKPGWAVSLEALAAMRPAQRRRHMLFGDLLEDVGAAASIFPRESVELGYRMPDLRGWTQSLELPAARQDLLLGVLKAAEARGRIRALRLRYIRMRAEEIALLVLQQKSARAAIRLELFLPPRLKPTRIPDPLDRQERRRVETILEEKVDGSIFPR